In Helicobacter mastomyrinus, the sequence CAAAAAAACATGAAAAAAGTAACTCCCCCACATACCTACCTCATATTTGATGAAAACGCACAATATTATGAATGTGGCTTTAGCTGCGATAATGCGTTAATCTTGCGGGTGGGAGAAGAGTGCTATTTTATTACAGATTCCCGCTATACCCTTGAGGCAAAGCAGCATTCCTATGCAAGTGAAGTAATAGAATCTACAGATTTTATTCAAAGCACACAGGCGATATTGCAAAAGTTGCGAGTAAAAAATATTATTTTTAACCCCCGAGAACTAAATCTAGCCTTTTATGATCGTCTTAAACTAGCCCTTGATAAGATTGATTGCGCCCTAGAGCCTAGAGATAACTTCCATCAGCTTTTGCGTATCAAAAAAACGCCCAAAGAAATTGCCCTTGTCGCTAAAAGTCAAAAGCTCAACAAAAAAGCTTTCAAGCATTTTGCAAAATATATAGGCAAGATGTTTAAAAAATCTCCTAGTGAAAAGCAGCTTCATTACCAAGCTATGCAGTTTTTAAGTTGTTTTGGGGAGTATGATTTAAGCTTTGAACCAATTGTAGGTATTAATGCCAATGGCGCAAAGCCCCACGCTCTGCCTAGCCCTAAGTGTTTTTTGACTAAAAATGATATATTGCTTTTTGATGCGGGGATTAAATATAAGCGATATTGTTCGGATATGACGCGCACAGCGGCGATAAGAGACGAGGTGCATTTCAGTAAAAAACAGTATTTTAAAGATAAATTTATGCAAAAAATCTATGATATTGTGCTAAAGGCACAAGAAGAGACTATCGCTAAGGTGAGGAGCGGTATGAGTGGCAAGGAGATTGATAGCATTGCACGAGATGTGATTGAAAAAAGTGGCTATGGGGCATATTTTATCCACAGCACAGGACACGGCGTAGGGCTTGATATACACGAACTCCCGCGCATATCGCGTTTGAGTGATGATATTATCGAAGATGATATGATTTTTTCTATTGAGCCGGGCATTTATCTGCCTAATGAATTTGGCGTGAGAATCGAGGATTTAGTCGTTATGAAAAATGGTCGCCCAGAGGTGTTGTAATGCTATGGATATGTTATGAGTGAGCTACAAGATTCTAGGCATTCTATGGGTTTATTGCAGATTTGCCAGAGTGGCGAATTAGGACTTTTAGAGTCTTATACAGCTAAGCGATACGCGCTTAATATGGATTTTTTCTCCTTGCTTAACACAAAGCTTTTTAATGCCTTGAAAGCCCCCATTAAGCAATACAATCTCTATTTACATAATCACAATATCAATATCATTGATGTGCTTTCTAAGAGCTTTGTATATCCCACAAGAGCAACAGATGGAGCACTTAAGCACACTATGTTAGAGCAAAATCTTGCCCTAGCGGAAAATCCGCTCAATAATCCCGCCTACACAATTTACACAAATAATCTAGCTCTTCATAAGCTTGATGAGGAGAGCCTCCCGCTTACTGCAAGTGCTTGTAATCCTA encodes:
- a CDS encoding M24 family metallopeptidase codes for the protein MKKVTPPHTYLIFDENAQYYECGFSCDNALILRVGEECYFITDSRYTLEAKQHSYASEVIESTDFIQSTQAILQKLRVKNIIFNPRELNLAFYDRLKLALDKIDCALEPRDNFHQLLRIKKTPKEIALVAKSQKLNKKAFKHFAKYIGKMFKKSPSEKQLHYQAMQFLSCFGEYDLSFEPIVGINANGAKPHALPSPKCFLTKNDILLFDAGIKYKRYCSDMTRTAAIRDEVHFSKKQYFKDKFMQKIYDIVLKAQEETIAKVRSGMSGKEIDSIARDVIEKSGYGAYFIHSTGHGVGLDIHELPRISRLSDDIIEDDMIFSIEPGIYLPNEFGVRIEDLVVMKNGRPEVL